The following proteins come from a genomic window of Lineus longissimus chromosome 18, tnLinLong1.2, whole genome shotgun sequence:
- the LOC135502308 gene encoding estradiol 17-beta-dehydrogenase 11-like, producing the protein MDVLQFVFDLGVLLFHILKFYCYFLWRCFVPRRKKTVVGEVVVITGAGHGIGKEVALRLGRLGAKLALLDIGKKGVDEVADAINEYGGFARAYVCDVANDVMVSEVAQRVEDEIGDVGVLINNAGIAHCHDLLTLSMKRIQLTFDVNIVAYMRMVKTFLPKMIHTNRGHIVNMASTASFRGTPFLADYCSTKFAVRGFTEALREEIRLLHGKDIKVTCVFPLFVNTGIVPLQRMKVGKIGTIYSPEDAADFIVDGILREEKEVYIPKWFRFLATLAGCLPYGIVKVISDFFGVGVSADTKHTHPE; encoded by the exons ATGGACGTCTTGCAATTTGTGTTCGATCTTGGTGTCTTGTTGtttcacattttgaaattctACTGCTACTTTCTGTGGCGGTGCTTCGTCCCCCGCAGGAAGAAGACAGTCGTCGGCGAGGTGGTTGTGATAACGGGGGCGGGGCATGGCATCGGGAAGGAGGTCGCCCTGAGACTAGGGAGACTCGGGGCGAAACTTGCACTCTTAGACATAGGGAAG AAAGGAGTGGATGAAGTAGCAGACGCTATAAATGAATATGGCGGTTTTGCACGTGCGTACGTGTGTGACgtcgccaatgacgtcatggtgTCCGAGGTTGCCCAGCGAGTTGAGGACGAGATTGGTGATGTTGGTGTCCTGATCAACAATGCTGGGATTGCCCACTGtcatgaccttttgaccttgTCTATGAAGAGGATACAGTTGACGTTTGACGTCAATATTGTCGCTTATATGCGG ATGGTGAAAACCTTCCTACCCAAAATGATACACACTAACCGAGGTCACATCGTCAACATGGCATCCACTGCGTCGTTTCGTGGCACCCCATTTTTGGCAGACTATTG CTCCACGAAATTCGCCGTCCGGGGCTTCACAGAGGCGTTGAGAGAGGAAATTAGGCTCCTTCACGGAAAGGACATCAAGGTGACCTGCGTGTTTCCCTTATTCGTGAACACTGGCATTGTACCGCTCCAACGCATGAAAGTCGGCAA GATAGGGACCATCTACAGCCCAGAGGATGCAGCTGATTTCATCGTTGACGGGATACTTCGCGAGGAGAAGGAAGTTTACATACCAAAGTGGTTCAGATTTCTAGCAACCCTAGCAGG GTGCCTACCGTACGGAATAGTGAAGGTGATAAGCGATTTCTTTGGAGTTGGCGTCAGTGCAGACACGAAACATACGCACCCGGAATGA
- the LOC135502511 gene encoding mitochondrial import receptor subunit TOM70-like, producing the protein MASNMSKGAQNVTGGLSKWQVALAVGAPVALGLAGLWYYKKLKAKPEEEPSLDKLKDVEAVKKEEQKPLTPVEKANAAKNKGNKYFKAGQYDKAIECYSEAIKICPAEHKTELSTFYQNRAAGYEQLKNTKKVIEDCNKALEYNSRYTKALFRRAKACETENDLSQSLEDVTAVCILEGFQNQMSLRMADRVLKEIGRTKAKEAFMNRRPILPSQQFIRTYFSAFANDPIMNSISDIENIEVQANDTTEKDIDGKDSSPYQQAKQCLAARVYDNIVKLCTEEIENEMSPYLAESLLLRATVYLLLGEGVEARKDLDRVLDMNNLDQQIRTNALIKLGSLKMQNEEKEAALADFAAAAKDDPENSDIYHHRGQLHLLLERVEEALKDFDECVKLNPNFPIAQVQKCYAEYRYAFTIHSPMQLQSAIKSFEETVHKFPKCAEGFALYGQSLCDQQLFEKSDEFFLKALEIEPDNANIYVHRGLLRIQWRQDMEGAAKLITKAIEVDDKCEFAYETLGTIEVQRGNLDGAIEHFNKAIKLAKTEIEMSHLFSLLDAAIAQAKVARNFGIQFPSGTM; encoded by the exons ATGgcgtccaacatgtccaaggggGCACAAAATGTGACGGGAGGGCTTAGTAAATGGCAAGTAGCCCTTGCTGTCGGTGCTCCTGTTGCCCTAGGATTGGCGGGTCTGTGGTACTATAAGAAACTGAAGGCAAAACCAGAGGAAGAGCCTTCACTGGACAAGCTCAAAGACgttgaagcagtcaaaaaggAAGAGCAG AAGCCACTTACTCCTGTTGAGAAAGCTAATGCGGCTAAAAACAAGGGTAACAAGTACTTCAAGGCTGGTCAATATGACAAGGCTATTGAATGCTACTCCGAGGCCATCAAGATATGTCCTGCGGAACACAAGACAGAGCTGTCGACGTTTTATCAAAACAGAGCTGCTGGTTATGAACAGTTG AAAAATACCAAGAAAGTGATAGAAGACTGTAATAAGGCTTTAGAGTACAATAGCCGCTATACAAAGGCTTTATTTCGAAGAGCCAAGGCCTGCGAGACTGAGAATGATCTTTCACAGAGTCTAGAAG ATGTGACTGCCGTGTGTATCTTGGAAGGATTCCAGAATCAAATGAGCTTGCGTATGGCGGATCGAGTCCTGAAGGAAATCGGACGAACGAAAGCAAAAGAAGCATTCATG AATCGTCGACCCATTCTTCCATCCCAGCAATTCATCAGAACATATTTCTCAGCCTTCGCCAACGATCCCATTATGAATTCCATAAGCGACATTGAAAATATTGAAGTCCAGGCGAACGACACGACCGAAAAAGACATTGATGGAAAAGATTCAAG CCCCTATCAGCAAGCCAAGCAGTGCCTTGCTGCACGCGTGTACGACAACATCGTAAAGCTATGCACTGAAGAGATTGAGAATGAAATGAGTCCCTATCTTGCTGAATCTCTGCTGTTGCGTGCAACCGTCTACCTACTGCTGGGAGAGGGTGTCGAAGCTAGGAAAGACCTTGACAGGGTTCTGGATATGAACAACCTGGACCAACAG ATACGCACGAACGCCTTGATCAAATTGGGAAGCCTGAAAATGCAAAACGAAGAAAAGGAAGCTGCTCTTGCCGACTTTGCCGCGGCCGCCAAAGACGACCCAGAAAATTCCGACATCTACCATCACCGAGGCCAACTCCATCTTCTCCTCGAACGTGTTGAAGAGGCGTTGAAGGATTTTGACGAATGTGTCAAGCTAAACCCGAATTTCCCCATCGCTCAGGTGCAGAAATGTTACGCTG AGTATCGATATGCGTTTACCATTCACAGTCCCATGCAGCTCCAGTCGGCTATCAAATCATTCGAAGAAACCGTTCATAAATTCCCCAAATGTGCCGAGGGATTCGCACTCTATGGCCAG TCACTGTGTGACCAGCAGTTGTTCGAGAAGTCTGATGAGTTCTTCCTCAAAGCCCTAGAAATCGAGCCGGATAATGCTAACATTTATGTTCATAGAGG ATTATTACGTATCCAGTGGAGGCAGGACATGGAGGGAGCCGCCAAACTAATCACCAAGGCAATTGAGGTCGACGACAAATGTGAATTTGCCTACGAGACTTTGGGAACCATTGAAGTTCAAAG GGGCAATCTTGACGGAGCTATTGAACATTTCAACAAAGCCATCAAACTCGCCAAGACTGAGATTGAGATGTCTCACCTGTTTTCACTCCTCGATGCTGCCATTGCTCAGGCTAAAGTCGCCAGAAATTTTGGTATTCAGTTCCCGTCTGGTACAATGTAA